The following coding sequences lie in one Rutidosis leptorrhynchoides isolate AG116_Rl617_1_P2 chromosome 4, CSIRO_AGI_Rlap_v1, whole genome shotgun sequence genomic window:
- the LOC139843101 gene encoding uncharacterized protein — protein MTLNNIHTCGNESKNWLVNTINARLQNSLHLKLNEIANALIKDFSIKLNPTQEQLHGSDTDACNKLPWFCEKIIETNPGSISNLVISENKRFKALFVSFYASLCGFLNGCRPLLFLEATSLRSKYGEFVLTANAIDANDGFFPFAFAIVDVEDESNWLWFLEQLKAAILNSKSITLVFDREKNYLKLLRDLREDPFQGYVESFLPDYFLRAAHAVCHVGFKMSTERIKHISLQAYDWVMQIEPQHWATSSFKGERYNYITNDVSLPLAKLMEDYWDLPILHKIDAIIRNVIDALADAKLDAYVWSSYLTPLKEKELQEENVRSRGLKVLISSDTLFEVCEGLTHVVNISTWSCTCLGWKETGLPCRHALAVFGLIGENSYEFCSNYFTVDAYRLTYVDDIAPVPIEKEEGEKMEAEIVG, from the exons ATGACCCTGAACAATATACATACGTGTGGTAACGAATCGAAGAACTGGTTGGTAAATACCATAAACGCGAGGCTGCAAAATTCACTACATTTGAAACTGAACGAAATCGCTAACGCACTCATTAAAGACTTTAGCATCAAGTTAAACCCTACACAAGAGCAACTTCATGGATCAGATACAGATGCATGTAATAAGTTACCATGGTTTTGTGAGAAGATTATCGAAACAAATCCGGGTAGCATCTCTAATCTTGTTATTAGTGAGAACAAAAGATTTAAAGCTTTATTTGTGTCTTTCTACGCATCATTATGTGGATTCTTGAATGGTTGTCGCCCCCTTCTTTTTCTAGAAGCTACTTCATTAAGGTCCAAATATGGTGAATTTGTATTAACAGCTAATGCCATTGATGCAAATGATGGGTTTTTTCCGTTTGCATTTGCTATAGTAGACGTTGAAGATGAAAGCAACTGGCTTTGGTTTTTGGAACAGTTAAAAGCTGCAATCTTGAACTCGAAATCTATCACTCTCGTGTTTGATAGAGAAAAGAATTATTTGAAGTTACTG AGAGATTTAAGAGAAGATCCGTTTCAGGGTTATGTTGAATCTTTCTTGCCCGATTATTTCCTGCGTGCAGCACATGCTGTCTGTCATGTTGGTTTTAAAATGTCAACCGAACGGATAAAACATATATCTTTGCAGGCTTACGATTGGGTCATGCAGATTGAACCTCAACATTGGGCCACATCATCTTTTAAGGGCGAGCGGTATAACTACATCACAAATGATGTCAGCTTGCCACTTGCTAAACTAATGGAGGATTATTGGGATTTACCTATTTTACACAAAATAGATGCCATCATACGTAATGTGATTGATGCGTTAGCCGATGCTAAATTGGATGCATATGTTTGGTCAAGCTATCTTACTCCATTAAAGGAGAAAGAATTGCAAGAAGAGAATGTGAGATCACGTGGTTTGAAAGTGTTGATATCGTCTGATACGTTGTTTGAGGTTTGTGAGGGGTTGACCCATGTTGTGAATATTagtacttggagttgtacttgtttAGGGTGGAAAGAAACGGGTCTACCGTGTCGTCATGCGCTTGCTGTTTTTGGGTTGATTGGTGAAAACTCGTATGAGTTTTGTTCGAATTACTTTACTGTTGATGCTTATCGTTTAACCTATGTAGATGATATAGCCCCGGTGCCTATTGAAAAGGAAGAAGGTGAGAAGATGGAAGCTGAGATTGTGGGGTGA